The following coding sequences lie in one Glycine max cultivar Williams 82 chromosome 19, Glycine_max_v4.0, whole genome shotgun sequence genomic window:
- the LOC102666382 gene encoding uncharacterized protein — protein sequence MINSGSQYSEVSFDAMNIGQQESNTHIVNEFDRHNHTFIITETQSPLETPRPPGRFRVMLQSQKCDCGECQTKHLPCSHVMAACKSVNVDPMTYVPMLFTLQHILHIYDNSFGLLPHESMWQEYEGDQWGPDPRRKRTAKGRPVSTGIPTEMDEDENERASRKKCGLYRQHSHSRNNCPNISSS from the coding sequence ATGATCAACTCCGGCTCACAGTATTCTGAAGTTTCCTTCGATGCAATGAATATTGGTCAACAAGAATCTAATACACACATTGTAAATGAATTCGACAGACACAATCACACTTTTATTATAACAGAGACTCAATCCCCACTTGAAACACCCAGACCTCCTGGAAGGTTTAGAGTAATGTTACAATCCCAAAAGTGTGattgtggtgaatgtcagactAAACATTTACCGTGTTCTCACGTCATGGCTGCCTGTAAATCTGTCAATGTTGATCCCATGACCTATGTGCCGATGTTATTCACTTTACAACATATTTTGCACATCTACGACAACTCCTTTGGTTTATTGCCACACGAATCAATGTGGCAAGAATATGAAGGAGATCAGTGGGGTCCTGATCCAAGGAGAAAGAGGACTGCAAAGGGTCGTCCCGTTTCAACTGGCATTCCTACTGAGATGGACGAGGACGAAAATGAACGAgcaagtagaaaaaaatgtggACTTTACCGGCAACATAGTCATAGCAGAAATAATTGTCCTAATATATCCTCATCTTAA